In Candidatus Melainabacteria bacterium, a single window of DNA contains:
- a CDS encoding response regulator — MQKNNNPTNSKTRILIADDEALIRQDLKEILTEAGYDIVAEAKDGYHALELAKMTLPDLMVLDIKMPNINGLDAAEEIQVALNKRIPTVILTAFNQTELIQKAGEVGAFAFLTKPVKPQDLIASIETAKYRAKEFEALHQDISDLKEKLEIRKLVEKAKGIIMKTMSLDESKAMHYLQKKSMDDRIPIKQVAENILEQCK; from the coding sequence ATGCAAAAAAATAATAATCCTACAAACTCTAAGACAAGAATATTAATTGCAGATGATGAAGCGTTGATTCGTCAAGATTTAAAAGAAATATTAACTGAAGCTGGATATGATATTGTAGCTGAAGCTAAAGATGGTTATCATGCTCTTGAATTAGCAAAGATGACTCTTCCAGATCTTATGGTATTAGATATTAAGATGCCTAATATTAATGGGTTAGATGCAGCAGAAGAAATTCAAGTTGCCTTAAATAAACGAATCCCTACAGTTATTCTTACTGCATTTAATCAAACTGAATTAATTCAAAAAGCAGGTGAAGTTGGAGCTTTTGCTTTTTTAACAAAACCTGTGAAGCCACAAGATTTAATTGCTTCAATAGAAACAGCTAAATATAGAGCTAAGGAATTTGAGGCTTTACATCAGGATATCTCTGACTTAAAAGAAAAATTAGAAATCAGGAAGCTTGTTGAAAAAGCAAAAGGAATAATTATGAAAACAATGTCACTTGATGAATCAAAAGCAATGCATTATTTACAAAAAAAATCCATGGATGACAGAATCCCTATTAAACAAGTTGCAGAAAATATCCTTGAACAGTGTAAATAA
- a CDS encoding tetratricopeptide repeat protein yields the protein MCFLNIFFKCFIVILCLSFISLPAYSEKQDIVYSSIYYNQGLKYYKNNQLKEAVVSFNNVLAINPNDVSSLVELGQILLKLSKSDLAINALQKAVNIEPSDPFIHILLGLAYLENKQLKEATSQINLAFKLEPENTLLKSNVGLFCYINKDYECTVENLLKVIDSYPSFVKARATLASANHYLKKYDLAKEHYNYVLEYLPSDYNLLYNLAKTQFSLGEYEHSVESLSKAISLNNNFVDLYLDRAVINFKLNKLQDIETDYLTALKVEPSNPEVVIEYASFLEKTGAYLKAADMYKLALELEPGNLNLLTHRAYLLQEAGHEDEAIPLWEEVLKNDEKNQILPLALFDLAKIYQEKGNYDSAIDNYTKLLVVVNDKDLESKSLLAYCFYKTKDYSKSKDFYEAVIKENPDEPISWYNVGVLLSQEGKYSEAISYYEKSINLGFKPSSRAYKALLEAYTKINDTNNIKLTYKKWLQLEKDNVEAKISYAKFLLEEKDLYGAVDQLQEYLKHELEDINALILLANAYKDLGIIEQASSIYKKIINIQPDNHVAYYNLGLIYEQNKKFEEAKNSFLKTIELNEKFAPAYYALGLTYLSGNNGNEAKGLFEKYLLLDPNGEFKETVQAKLKELLSKPITNQPPA from the coding sequence ATGTGCTTTTTAAATATTTTTTTTAAATGTTTTATTGTAATTTTATGTTTAAGCTTTATTTCTCTTCCTGCTTATTCTGAAAAACAAGATATTGTTTATTCCTCAATTTATTATAATCAAGGTCTTAAGTATTATAAAAATAATCAACTTAAAGAAGCAGTAGTAAGTTTTAATAATGTGTTAGCTATTAATCCAAATGATGTTTCTTCATTAGTTGAGCTAGGTCAAATTTTACTTAAACTATCAAAGTCAGATCTTGCAATAAATGCCCTGCAAAAAGCTGTAAATATTGAACCTTCAGACCCATTTATTCACATTTTATTAGGGCTTGCATATCTGGAAAATAAACAATTAAAAGAAGCAACATCACAGATCAATTTAGCTTTCAAGCTCGAACCAGAAAATACATTGTTAAAATCAAATGTTGGATTATTTTGTTATATAAATAAAGATTATGAATGTACTGTTGAAAATCTCTTAAAAGTTATAGATAGCTATCCGTCTTTTGTTAAGGCAAGAGCTACTTTAGCAAGTGCGAATCATTATTTAAAAAAATATGATTTAGCTAAAGAACATTATAATTATGTGCTTGAATATCTTCCAAGTGATTATAATTTGTTGTATAACTTAGCAAAAACCCAATTTTCTTTAGGAGAATATGAGCATTCAGTAGAGAGTTTAAGTAAAGCAATTTCATTAAATAATAATTTTGTTGATTTATATTTAGACAGAGCGGTTATTAATTTTAAATTAAACAAACTTCAAGATATAGAAACAGATTACCTAACCGCACTAAAAGTAGAACCAAGTAATCCTGAAGTTGTAATTGAATATGCTTCTTTTTTAGAAAAAACAGGTGCTTACTTAAAAGCTGCAGATATGTACAAGTTAGCATTAGAACTAGAGCCTGGTAACCTGAATCTACTAACACACAGAGCATATTTATTACAAGAGGCTGGACATGAAGATGAAGCTATTCCTCTTTGGGAAGAAGTTCTTAAAAATGATGAAAAGAATCAAATTTTACCTCTTGCTTTATTTGATTTAGCAAAAATTTATCAAGAAAAAGGAAATTATGATTCTGCAATTGATAACTATACCAAGTTGCTTGTTGTAGTAAATGACAAAGATCTTGAGTCAAAATCTTTGCTTGCTTACTGTTTTTATAAAACTAAAGATTATTCTAAATCAAAAGATTTTTATGAAGCAGTTATTAAAGAAAATCCAGATGAGCCAATATCTTGGTATAACGTTGGTGTTCTGTTGTCACAAGAAGGGAAATATTCTGAAGCTATAAGTTATTATGAAAAATCAATAAACTTAGGGTTTAAACCTTCTAGCAGGGCTTATAAAGCTTTATTAGAAGCATATACTAAGATTAATGATACAAATAACATAAAACTAACTTATAAAAAATGGCTTCAGCTAGAAAAAGATAATGTAGAAGCAAAAATTTCTTATGCAAAGTTTTTATTAGAAGAAAAAGATCTTTATGGTGCAGTTGATCAATTACAGGAATATTTAAAACATGAACTTGAAGATATAAATGCACTAATTCTCTTAGCGAATGCATATAAAGATTTAGGAATAATAGAACAAGCTTCTAGTATTTATAAAAAGATTATAAATATTCAACCTGACAATCATGTGGCTTATTACAATTTAGGATTAATTTACGAGCAAAATAAAAAATTTGAAGAAGCTAAAAATTCTTTTTTAAAAACAATTGAGTTAAATGAGAAATTTGCACCAGCATACTATGCTCTAGGATTAACATATTTGTCAGGTAATAATGGTAATGAGGCAAAAGGGTTATTTGAAAAATATCTTTTGTTAGATCCAAATGGTGAATTTAAAGAAACTGTACAAGCAAAACTTAAAGAATTACTTTCAAAGCCAATAACTAATCAACCGCCCGCATAA
- a CDS encoding aminotransferase class I/II-fold pyridoxal phosphate-dependent enzyme — protein sequence MRFADRLSYVPSYVFAKLDVEKKGLEKLGKDIIDLSLGSPDLPSPSVVVEECIKAAQDPSNYRYPPFWGQTKFKEAAGAWLFKRFSLELDPKTEILPLSGSKEGITHLAFAIINPGDLSIVPSPYYPVHARGTLLAGGSIYEVPLLSKNKFLPDLGTIPKNILDKAKLFFINFPNNPTGAICDFEFLEKVVSICKKHEILLVSDLAYSELTFDGFVASSILQVNGAKDIAVEFHSLSKTYSMAGWRIAFAIGNSRVINALYEIKTNTDYGVCNIMQASGAKAFSIPLSEHKKTSMIYQERRDVMLAKLVELGWDIPKPGGAMYIWLPVPERFKTSFEYCSCLLHKANVATIPGDSFGTYGEGYVRIALIDKKERLLEALQRIEKAGLAFR from the coding sequence ATTCGGTTTGCAGACAGACTAAGTTATGTCCCTTCTTATGTCTTTGCAAAGCTAGATGTAGAAAAAAAAGGACTTGAGAAACTTGGCAAGGATATTATTGATTTAAGCCTTGGAAGCCCGGATTTACCATCTCCCAGTGTAGTGGTTGAAGAATGTATAAAAGCTGCACAAGATCCATCAAATTATAGATATCCACCATTTTGGGGGCAAACAAAATTTAAAGAAGCTGCTGGTGCTTGGTTATTTAAAAGGTTTTCATTAGAACTTGATCCAAAAACTGAAATACTTCCATTATCAGGTTCTAAAGAAGGAATTACTCATCTTGCTTTTGCAATTATTAATCCTGGGGATCTATCTATAGTTCCTAGTCCCTATTATCCTGTTCATGCCAGAGGTACATTGCTTGCTGGAGGAAGTATTTATGAAGTTCCCTTATTAAGCAAAAATAAGTTTTTACCGGATTTAGGTACTATACCAAAAAATATTTTAGATAAAGCAAAATTGTTTTTTATTAATTTTCCAAATAATCCAACAGGTGCTATTTGTGATTTTGAATTTTTAGAAAAAGTTGTTTCAATTTGTAAGAAGCATGAAATACTCTTAGTAAGTGATTTAGCATATTCTGAATTAACTTTTGATGGCTTTGTAGCTTCAAGCATATTACAAGTAAATGGAGCAAAAGATATTGCAGTAGAATTTCATAGCTTGTCAAAAACTTATAGTATGGCTGGCTGGAGGATTGCTTTTGCTATTGGAAATAGTCGTGTAATTAATGCTTTATATGAAATTAAAACTAATACAGATTATGGGGTTTGTAATATAATGCAAGCTTCAGGAGCTAAAGCTTTTTCTATTCCACTTTCTGAGCATAAAAAAACTTCAATGATTTATCAAGAACGAAGAGATGTTATGCTTGCAAAGCTTGTAGAGTTAGGTTGGGATATTCCTAAACCTGGTGGAGCAATGTATATTTGGCTGCCAGTACCTGAAAGATTTAAGACAAGTTTTGAATATTGTTCTTGTCTTTTACATAAGGCAAATGTTGCTACCATCCCTGGAGATTCTTTTGGTACTTATGGAGAAGGTTATGTAAGAATAGCACTAATTGATAAAAAAGAAAGGTTGTTAGAAGCACTCCAAAGAATTGAAAAAGCTGGATTGGCTTTCAGGTGA
- a CDS encoding histidine kinase N-terminal domain-containing protein, translating to MVLEASKVKEICLSSSSLNNEEIGRLESIMDNFQFISDLLATDLMVYTEAKKEEHYVLIDIKRPHGHPTLFLDSSVGKIVSAQSEPFVKKAFDTGKKAVGVYGVMLAGRPTQQVIYPIYHYEKIIAAICFEKDLYLTESLLGENWNQVAEDLVGALNQKRHRLKHWPKLVGQEGFILTDNADELLYVSYMAQNLLVSVLGIHGKSKGVKFSLLLKDFHPDILHTEPVINLVQKRYSGIGGTLQITSFDLSENNKIHVLRDISELSLKEKEIKVKGALLKEIHHRVKNNLNAVAALLRMQLRRSNDQAVKEAFRQAILRLDSITVVHESLAQSDNVQIVAVDRLIRDIARNLQHAMGLEDKVVNVDINCPLNFFLDSEQAITVALIVNELISNCYEHAFTNLNIGKITIDISYNENNENNFLLVIKDNGVGLPPDFNKENPKGLGWHIINTLVTEDLNGKIYLNANGNSGTEIKIEAQVNAKK from the coding sequence ATGGTTTTAGAAGCTTCCAAAGTAAAAGAGATATGTTTATCAAGTTCTTCACTTAATAATGAAGAAATTGGAAGACTTGAAAGTATAATGGATAATTTTCAGTTTATAAGTGATCTTTTAGCAACTGACTTAATGGTATACACTGAAGCTAAAAAAGAAGAGCATTATGTTTTAATTGATATTAAAAGACCACATGGTCATCCAACATTATTTTTAGACAGTTCTGTAGGTAAAATTGTAAGTGCACAGTCAGAGCCTTTTGTAAAAAAAGCATTTGATACTGGCAAGAAAGCTGTTGGGGTTTATGGTGTAATGCTTGCTGGCAGGCCAACTCAGCAGGTTATTTATCCTATTTATCACTATGAAAAAATTATTGCAGCTATTTGCTTTGAAAAAGATCTTTATCTTACAGAAAGTTTACTTGGGGAAAACTGGAATCAAGTTGCTGAAGATTTAGTTGGAGCACTAAACCAAAAAAGACACAGGCTTAAGCATTGGCCTAAATTAGTAGGACAAGAAGGTTTTATTTTAACTGATAATGCAGATGAGCTTTTATATGTAAGTTATATGGCTCAAAATCTTTTAGTGTCTGTGTTAGGAATACATGGAAAATCAAAAGGGGTAAAATTTTCTCTACTTTTAAAAGATTTTCATCCAGATATTTTACATACAGAACCTGTCATTAATTTAGTGCAGAAAAGATATTCTGGAATTGGTGGTACTTTACAAATTACAAGTTTTGATTTGTCTGAAAATAATAAAATTCATGTGTTAAGAGACATATCAGAATTATCACTTAAAGAAAAAGAAATTAAAGTAAAAGGTGCATTACTTAAAGAAATTCATCATCGTGTTAAAAATAACTTAAATGCTGTTGCTGCTCTTTTACGAATGCAGCTTAGAAGATCAAATGATCAAGCTGTTAAAGAAGCATTTAGACAGGCAATTTTAAGATTAGATAGTATTACTGTAGTTCATGAATCTCTTGCTCAATCTGATAATGTCCAAATCGTAGCAGTAGATCGATTGATTAGAGACATAGCTAGAAACTTACAGCATGCAATGGGTCTTGAAGACAAGGTTGTTAATGTAGACATAAATTGCCCTCTTAACTTTTTTTTAGATAGTGAGCAAGCAATTACAGTTGCATTAATTGTTAATGAATTAATTTCAAACTGTTATGAGCATGCTTTTACAAATTTAAATATAGGCAAAATAACAATTGATATTAGTTATAATGAAAATAATGAGAATAATTTTTTACTAGTTATAAAAGATAATGGTGTTGGTTTACCTCCTGACTTTAATAAAGAAAATCCAAAAGGGTTAGGCTGGCATATAATTAATACTTTAGTAACTGAAGACTTAAATGGTAAGATTTATTTAAATGCAAATGGTAATAGTGGTACAGAAATAAAGATAGAAGCACAAGTTAATGCAAAAAAATAA
- a CDS encoding tyrosine--tRNA ligase: MNDISDKYLKQAKEITESRGAVVLPNGVNELAALLYKAEKQNKQLRVKLGIDPTSTELHLGHTVCLHLLKCFQELGHKPILVIGGFTATVGDPSGRNEARPSLSYEDVKQNSKTYLEQVRKILDLNNIEVVNNHDWLNKLTAVDLVKLAHLVTINQLIGKEAFGNRVQEGQPLYLHEVLYPILQGYDSVMIKADIEIGGIDQTFNVLFGRHIQKHFMQDEQVVILLPLLIGLDGLKKMSKTFNNFISLNDAPNDIFGKTMSIPDELIIHYFSLVTNLSFNEIKKLEASLKSNVNPRDIKMLLADKLVSELYDKQVASKAQEAFVKQFRLNKIPEDVNEYQLNESLKIVDLMYVTKMVLSKTEAKRLIEGGGVKLQSNKIKDPNFMITKDYRNSVLQIGKRKFLRLV; this comes from the coding sequence ATGAATGACATCTCTGATAAATATTTAAAACAAGCAAAAGAAATAACTGAGTCTAGAGGTGCAGTAGTGTTACCTAATGGAGTTAATGAGTTAGCAGCTCTTTTATATAAAGCAGAAAAACAAAATAAACAATTACGAGTTAAGTTAGGAATTGATCCAACTAGCACAGAATTACATTTAGGTCATACAGTGTGTCTACATTTACTTAAATGCTTTCAAGAACTTGGACATAAACCAATTTTAGTAATTGGAGGTTTTACAGCAACAGTTGGGGATCCTAGTGGGAGAAATGAAGCAAGACCTTCTTTATCATATGAAGATGTAAAACAAAATTCTAAAACCTATTTAGAGCAAGTAAGAAAAATACTTGACTTAAACAACATAGAAGTTGTAAATAATCATGACTGGCTAAATAAACTTACAGCAGTTGATCTTGTAAAACTTGCACACTTAGTTACTATTAATCAATTAATTGGTAAGGAAGCTTTTGGAAATAGAGTACAAGAAGGGCAACCATTATATTTGCATGAAGTTTTATATCCAATCTTACAAGGCTATGACTCTGTAATGATTAAAGCAGATATTGAAATTGGTGGTATTGATCAGACATTTAATGTTTTATTTGGCAGACACATACAAAAACATTTTATGCAAGATGAACAAGTTGTAATACTTCTGCCTCTACTAATTGGTTTAGATGGTTTAAAAAAAATGTCTAAAACATTTAATAACTTTATTTCTTTAAATGATGCTCCTAATGATATTTTTGGAAAAACAATGAGTATTCCAGATGAACTAATAATTCATTACTTTAGCTTAGTGACTAATTTATCTTTTAATGAAATAAAAAAATTAGAAGCTTCTTTAAAAAGCAATGTAAATCCTAGGGATATTAAAATGTTATTGGCTGATAAGCTGGTTTCAGAGCTCTATGACAAGCAAGTAGCATCTAAAGCTCAGGAAGCCTTTGTTAAGCAGTTTAGATTAAATAAAATTCCTGAAGATGTAAACGAATACCAATTAAATGAATCATTAAAAATTGTTGATCTTATGTACGTGACAAAAATGGTCTTGTCTAAAACTGAAGCAAAAAGATTAATAGAAGGTGGTGGGGTTAAGTTGCAGTCAAATAAAATTAAAGATCCAAATTTTATGATAACAAAGGATTATAGAAATTCTGTTTTACAAATTGGTAAGAGAAAATTTTTAAGGTTAGTATAA
- the proC gene encoding pyrroline-5-carboxylate reductase, with protein sequence MKKLIIIGGGRMGYAIACGITQNKLYKKHEINFVENSEDRISFLRKKGFTVYKDFYSKNISAILLAVKPREIKEVLTSLKRVKLKKSIPIISIAAGIKIKTISSNLSLKQPIARVMPNTPCQIGEGMSVITFNKHIFKKDKNKIKNIFKSIGRVVELKEENFDLITALSGSGPAYYCYFIECMTKSIMKLRTSKAITKKTVNQLVLQTALGTIKLLTEGNIPPEKLRESVTSPHGTTEAALNVFKKRNLYNIISSAIKAARNKSIQLSKIFLIVIALLGFYNYSLAQDPIKLSTKTEDIALTDDINIARAQVVKYPDNPEAHFNLAVALSKTSLVEEAIKELYKTKKLIRKDENKRIIDKKINEYLTILKESPEANNVKYRLAFSHYLKAYLIAKEYEKKEKENKNFFESQSFLSINKKYKKFPEIKENVNLSLNYFKELIEENPHDSWSKIYYAFIIAEQTGDTSKAKELWKEVVNKDPNNPAPHFFLGELHIKEGNLKEGVLEISQALLLRTAGY encoded by the coding sequence ATGAAAAAACTCATAATAATCGGCGGTGGAAGAATGGGTTATGCCATTGCATGTGGAATTACACAAAACAAGCTATATAAAAAGCATGAAATCAACTTTGTAGAAAACTCAGAAGATAGAATTTCTTTTTTAAGAAAAAAAGGATTTACTGTTTATAAAGATTTTTACAGTAAAAATATTAGTGCAATTTTATTAGCAGTAAAACCTCGCGAGATAAAGGAAGTACTAACTTCTTTAAAAAGAGTTAAATTAAAAAAAAGTATTCCAATAATTTCAATTGCAGCTGGCATAAAAATTAAAACAATTTCTTCTAACCTAAGCTTAAAACAACCAATTGCAAGGGTAATGCCTAACACTCCATGTCAAATTGGAGAAGGCATGAGTGTTATAACATTCAACAAGCACATTTTTAAGAAAGATAAAAACAAAATTAAAAATATTTTTAAATCAATTGGAAGAGTTGTTGAACTTAAAGAAGAAAATTTCGACCTCATTACTGCTCTTAGTGGTTCAGGACCTGCATATTACTGTTATTTTATTGAATGTATGACTAAAAGCATAATGAAACTAAGAACCAGTAAAGCAATTACTAAAAAAACAGTTAATCAATTAGTTTTACAGACAGCTCTTGGAACAATAAAACTATTAACAGAAGGAAACATCCCGCCAGAAAAATTAAGAGAAAGTGTTACCTCCCCTCATGGCACAACAGAAGCAGCATTAAACGTATTTAAAAAAAGAAATTTATATAACATTATTTCCTCAGCAATTAAAGCAGCAAGAAATAAATCAATTCAGCTTAGCAAAATTTTTCTTATAGTAATTGCATTACTTGGCTTTTATAATTATTCTTTAGCTCAAGACCCAATTAAACTAAGTACTAAAACAGAAGATATTGCACTAACTGATGATATTAATATTGCTAGAGCACAAGTTGTTAAATACCCAGACAATCCTGAAGCTCATTTTAATTTAGCAGTTGCACTTAGCAAAACAAGTCTTGTTGAAGAGGCAATTAAAGAACTTTACAAGACAAAAAAACTAATTAGAAAGGATGAAAATAAAAGAATTATTGATAAAAAGATAAACGAATACCTAACTATATTAAAAGAAAGCCCTGAAGCAAACAATGTAAAGTACAGATTAGCTTTTAGCCATTATTTAAAAGCTTATTTAATAGCTAAAGAATATGAAAAAAAAGAAAAAGAAAATAAAAACTTTTTTGAATCACAAAGCTTTTTATCAATAAATAAAAAATATAAAAAATTCCCTGAAATAAAAGAAAATGTTAATTTAAGTTTAAATTACTTTAAAGAACTAATTGAAGAAAACCCACATGACAGCTGGAGTAAAATTTACTATGCTTTTATTATTGCTGAACAAACGGGTGACACTAGTAAAGCAAAAGAGCTCTGGAAAGAAGTAGTAAACAAAGATCCTAATAATCCGGCTCCTCATTTTTTCTTAGGTGAATTACACATTAAAGAAGGAAATTTAAAAGAAGGGGTTTTAGAAATTTCTCAGGCACTTTTACTTAGAACAGCTGGTTATTAG
- the mazG gene encoding nucleoside triphosphate pyrophosphohydrolase codes for MKSIKNLVKTVEKLRSPKGCPWDKEQTHKTLKRYLIEEAYEAIDAIDKNNLQALKEELGDILLQVVLHSQIAKENKKFSFDDVAAYINKKMISRHPHVFGKTVVKNTQEVLANWESYKKKEKPYRKEILDGIPLSLPALLKALKVSKKVAKEGFDWKNSNNLWNTFEAELKEFEEALKSKNKNKQIEEFGDLLFMITNIARWYKIDPEDTLNKGIKKFIARYNKVKKLPRSKKRIKDLSSKELDTLWRKAKNNSR; via the coding sequence ATGAAATCAATTAAAAATCTAGTAAAAACTGTAGAAAAATTAAGAAGCCCTAAGGGTTGTCCCTGGGATAAAGAACAAACTCATAAAACACTTAAAAGATATCTTATTGAAGAAGCATACGAAGCAATTGATGCAATAGATAAAAACAATTTACAAGCACTTAAAGAAGAGCTTGGTGATATTTTGCTTCAAGTAGTTTTACACTCACAAATTGCAAAAGAAAATAAGAAATTTTCATTTGATGATGTTGCAGCCTATATAAACAAAAAAATGATTTCGAGGCATCCACACGTGTTTGGGAAGACTGTTGTTAAAAACACTCAGGAAGTTTTAGCAAACTGGGAGAGCTATAAAAAGAAAGAAAAGCCTTACAGAAAAGAAATTTTAGATGGTATTCCTCTTTCACTACCTGCATTACTTAAAGCATTAAAGGTTTCTAAAAAAGTAGCAAAGGAAGGTTTTGATTGGAAAAATAGTAATAATCTATGGAACACATTTGAAGCTGAGCTAAAAGAATTTGAAGAAGCACTTAAAAGTAAAAACAAAAATAAGCAAATTGAAGAATTTGGAGATTTATTGTTTATGATTACTAATATTGCCAGATGGTACAAAATTGATCCAGAAGATACATTAAATAAGGGGATAAAAAAATTTATTGCTAGATATAACAAAGTAAAAAAACTACCTCGATCTAAAAAAAGAATTAAAGACCTAAGCTCAAAGGAATTAGACACATTATGGAGAAAAGCTAAAAATAATAGCAGATAA
- the lptC gene encoding LPS export ABC transporter periplasmic protein LptC yields MAKIKKTKDLKLIPLIVVLGLLLFFIISFVKGTFLVNKSEKELNPKNQSSEALAQSYNLKEIDSKTGLIRWQLVAKEGKTEENLQAAIIKDIKAEVFKNNQIIFKLNAPYAKANAGTKEIYLFGDVTASDIKGDLLLKCNELTLGMGTSIEARKGFNLLLKNNGSVIGENVLINDDQTKIIVTNLKEASFKDILLSGTNVHIEKNKDGEITKAIISNGGNIILKNEKNNKLSAEILKWELNGNTEAINNVSYTSSDKTFKAEHLIIKPNKNIYADNNVTIIHGETKCFGTLLSFENNSDIVLSGKSKAVQGKKQISADKIVYNINTGKVQALGNVKTTIINKV; encoded by the coding sequence ATGGCTAAAATAAAAAAGACAAAGGATCTTAAACTTATACCCTTAATTGTAGTATTAGGATTATTATTGTTTTTTATAATTTCATTTGTTAAAGGGACCTTTTTAGTAAATAAATCAGAGAAAGAATTAAATCCTAAAAACCAGTCAAGCGAAGCACTAGCACAATCCTACAACTTAAAAGAGATAGATTCAAAAACTGGTCTTATACGATGGCAATTAGTTGCTAAAGAAGGTAAAACTGAAGAAAATTTACAAGCAGCCATAATTAAGGATATTAAAGCAGAAGTATTTAAAAACAATCAAATTATATTCAAGCTCAATGCCCCATACGCAAAAGCAAATGCTGGTACTAAGGAAATATATTTATTTGGAGATGTGACAGCTAGTGATATTAAGGGAGATCTTTTATTAAAATGTAATGAACTTACACTTGGCATGGGAACTTCAATTGAAGCTAGAAAAGGATTTAATTTATTACTAAAAAACAATGGCAGTGTAATTGGAGAGAATGTACTAATAAATGATGATCAAACAAAAATTATTGTTACAAACTTAAAAGAAGCATCATTTAAAGACATTTTACTTAGTGGAACCAATGTCCATATAGAAAAAAATAAAGACGGTGAAATAACAAAAGCAATTATTTCAAATGGTGGAAACATAATCTTAAAGAATGAGAAAAATAATAAGTTATCAGCAGAAATTTTAAAGTGGGAATTAAATGGCAACACCGAAGCAATTAATAATGTAAGCTACACTTCAAGTGATAAAACATTTAAAGCAGAGCACTTAATAATCAAACCAAATAAAAACATATATGCTGACAACAACGTAACTATAATACATGGAGAAACTAAATGTTTTGGTACCTTGCTCTCTTTTGAAAATAATTCTGACATAGTACTTAGTGGAAAATCAAAAGCAGTTCAAGGAAAGAAACAAATAAGTGCAGATAAAATTGTATATAACATAAACACTGGTAAAGTCCAAGCTCTTGGAAATGTAAAAACTACAATAATTAATAAGGTATAA